A section of the Thunnus albacares chromosome 6, fThuAlb1.1, whole genome shotgun sequence genome encodes:
- the zgc:162730 gene encoding mRNA decay activator protein ZFP36 isoform X1, which translates to MSEMLDIFTKQNLLNLALDDALVPTQSQLKVPGQSRLNRSASFFSAPSPPPSSSHSLSTEHVNNDDNSSPFWPSNIWSQAPVSKPKQLPFRPDRSMSLTESSSTLLSSFGQLKNLEAFPSSPATTVAPPPGFPPSSNLPAQLPPLLSSNRYKTELCRGFQETGSCKYGNKCQFAHGEAELRGLYRHPKYKTEPCRTFYNFGYCPYGSRCHFIHEEKISGGPLPSAKFQNQRQPTPTTTSGQNPRHQLRQSVSFAGFLGSSRSSPPPSFPSSFNDPNLGFSRAPSVSPPPAELLSPVFGDSQQWEAAAFQFNSHQTRASTGDIHNIPLILEPKASRCVCGHGNNLSALNSNNSRVFSSIDDGHHQDSNTLCAGPGGFIKPPGLQRFSSEDSLEDSYSSSSGGSSGTESPTFDGSATKRLTVFERLSLSD; encoded by the exons ATGTCCGAAATGCTTGACATCTTCACAAAG CAGAACTTACTGAACCTGGCCCTGGATGATGCCTTGGTCCCGACACAGTCTCAACTCAAAGTCCCAGGGCAGAGTCGGCTGAACCGGTCAGCCTCCTTCTTCTctgccccctccccccctccttcctcaaGCCACAGCTTGAGCACCGAGCATGTTAACAATGACGACAACAGTAGCCCTTTTTGGCCATCCAACATCTGGAGCCAGGCCCCTGTCTCCAAACCAAAACAGCTGCCCTTCCGGCCCGACCGCTCCATGAGCCTTACCGAGTCCAGCAGCACCCTGCTCTCCTCTTTCGGACAGCTCAAGAACCTGGAGGCCTTTCCCTCAAGCCCTGCTACTACTGTGGCTCCCCCACCAGGCTTCCCTCCCTCATCCAACCTGCCAGCCCAGCTCCCACCTCTGCTGTCCTCTAACCGTTACAAGACTGAGCTGTGCCGTGGCTTCCAGGAGACTGGTAGCTGCAAGTATGGCAATAAGTGTCAGTTCGCTCATGGTGAAGCAGAGCTACGTGGACTTTACCGCCACCCTAAGTACAAGACGGAGCCATGCAGAACCTTCTACAACTTTGGGTACTGCCCGTATGGCTCACGCTGCCACTTCATCCATGAGGAGAAAATCAGCGGAGGTCCGTTACCATCTGCCAAATTCCAGAATCAGCGACAGCCAACTCCCACAACAACCAGTGGTCAGAATCCACGCCACCAGCTCCGCCAGAGCGTCAGCTTTGCCGGGTTCCTGGGTTCCTCACGCAGCTCACCTCCTCCGTCATTCCCTTCATCCTTTAATGATCCTAACCTGGGGTTCAGTCGTGCTCCCTCCGTTTCTCCACCTCCTGCAGAACTCCTCTCCCCAGTGTTTGGTGACTCCCAGCAATGGGAGGCAGCAGCATTCCAGTTTAACAGCCATCAGACCCGTGCCAGCACCGGAGACATCCACAACATTCCTCTCATCCTGGAGCCAAAGGCCTCACGCTGTGTGTGCGGCCATGGAAATAACCTTTCTGCTctaaacagcaacaacagcagagtCTTCTCCAGCATAGATGACGGGCACCACCAGGACAGCAACACTCTGTGTGCAGGTCCAGGAGGATTCATCAAGCCTCCTGGACTCCAGCGTTTCTCCTCTGAGGACTCCCTGGAGGacagctacagcagcagcagtggaggtTCCAGTGGAACCGAGTCTCCAACATTTGATGGGTCAGCCACCAAGAGGCTCACCGTGTTTGAGCGTCTGTCCCTGTCTGACTAA
- the zgc:162730 gene encoding mRNA decay activator protein ZFP36 isoform X2 — translation MSEMLDIFTKNLLNLALDDALVPTQSQLKVPGQSRLNRSASFFSAPSPPPSSSHSLSTEHVNNDDNSSPFWPSNIWSQAPVSKPKQLPFRPDRSMSLTESSSTLLSSFGQLKNLEAFPSSPATTVAPPPGFPPSSNLPAQLPPLLSSNRYKTELCRGFQETGSCKYGNKCQFAHGEAELRGLYRHPKYKTEPCRTFYNFGYCPYGSRCHFIHEEKISGGPLPSAKFQNQRQPTPTTTSGQNPRHQLRQSVSFAGFLGSSRSSPPPSFPSSFNDPNLGFSRAPSVSPPPAELLSPVFGDSQQWEAAAFQFNSHQTRASTGDIHNIPLILEPKASRCVCGHGNNLSALNSNNSRVFSSIDDGHHQDSNTLCAGPGGFIKPPGLQRFSSEDSLEDSYSSSSGGSSGTESPTFDGSATKRLTVFERLSLSD, via the exons ATGTCCGAAATGCTTGACATCTTCACAAAG AACTTACTGAACCTGGCCCTGGATGATGCCTTGGTCCCGACACAGTCTCAACTCAAAGTCCCAGGGCAGAGTCGGCTGAACCGGTCAGCCTCCTTCTTCTctgccccctccccccctccttcctcaaGCCACAGCTTGAGCACCGAGCATGTTAACAATGACGACAACAGTAGCCCTTTTTGGCCATCCAACATCTGGAGCCAGGCCCCTGTCTCCAAACCAAAACAGCTGCCCTTCCGGCCCGACCGCTCCATGAGCCTTACCGAGTCCAGCAGCACCCTGCTCTCCTCTTTCGGACAGCTCAAGAACCTGGAGGCCTTTCCCTCAAGCCCTGCTACTACTGTGGCTCCCCCACCAGGCTTCCCTCCCTCATCCAACCTGCCAGCCCAGCTCCCACCTCTGCTGTCCTCTAACCGTTACAAGACTGAGCTGTGCCGTGGCTTCCAGGAGACTGGTAGCTGCAAGTATGGCAATAAGTGTCAGTTCGCTCATGGTGAAGCAGAGCTACGTGGACTTTACCGCCACCCTAAGTACAAGACGGAGCCATGCAGAACCTTCTACAACTTTGGGTACTGCCCGTATGGCTCACGCTGCCACTTCATCCATGAGGAGAAAATCAGCGGAGGTCCGTTACCATCTGCCAAATTCCAGAATCAGCGACAGCCAACTCCCACAACAACCAGTGGTCAGAATCCACGCCACCAGCTCCGCCAGAGCGTCAGCTTTGCCGGGTTCCTGGGTTCCTCACGCAGCTCACCTCCTCCGTCATTCCCTTCATCCTTTAATGATCCTAACCTGGGGTTCAGTCGTGCTCCCTCCGTTTCTCCACCTCCTGCAGAACTCCTCTCCCCAGTGTTTGGTGACTCCCAGCAATGGGAGGCAGCAGCATTCCAGTTTAACAGCCATCAGACCCGTGCCAGCACCGGAGACATCCACAACATTCCTCTCATCCTGGAGCCAAAGGCCTCACGCTGTGTGTGCGGCCATGGAAATAACCTTTCTGCTctaaacagcaacaacagcagagtCTTCTCCAGCATAGATGACGGGCACCACCAGGACAGCAACACTCTGTGTGCAGGTCCAGGAGGATTCATCAAGCCTCCTGGACTCCAGCGTTTCTCCTCTGAGGACTCCCTGGAGGacagctacagcagcagcagtggaggtTCCAGTGGAACCGAGTCTCCAACATTTGATGGGTCAGCCACCAAGAGGCTCACCGTGTTTGAGCGTCTGTCCCTGTCTGACTAA